CAAAAATCTAAAGTGATTAGAGTGTTACAATCCAAATAATCTGCAAAGAAGAATAATTTAACAGGATTTATAATAAAAGCTTTATGATTCATATAGTATCAGACAATGAATTAGGTTCTGTCCCAAGGTTAGAACAGAACAACATCAAATATTACCAAATCAATCAAATCAAAGTGTCTCTTATGATCCAAATCATGAGCAAAGAACAAGACTTTACCAGGAGCCCTAGGCCGTTCCATAAGAATCTCCTCCGTCGACACCATCGTGAGCCGGCCACCGGCGTCCTCGTTCGCGGCGTCTCCGAACTTAGGCCAGCTCCTCCGCTCAATTGCTCGTTTGTTGAGCAGCGCGGAAGCTAGCTTGCGGACGCGCGACTTGGTCGTGATCTTGACCTTGCTCCCTTCGTCGTTGAACTTGTAGTCGATCACCGTCTTCAATCCGCTCTCGTCAGGGCCGATCACTTGCTTGGGAGGGAGAAGGAAATCGAGGTCGTCGTCTTCGTCCATCTCTCCCCATCGGAACTTGCTCGTTTTCTGCTGGGGATCGATCGTCATCGTGCGCCGCTTTGTTGTTGTTTGCCCTTTAGGGTATCGTTTCTTTATCGAGAAATCGGCCAAAAAAACACTGAACTTTGCGGGAATTACCAAAAGAAATCTGGACATATGGGCTAGCCAATAAAATCATGAACTTTTGTTGACTTTTCGGGTTTATTAAGAAACTTACGATTGACTGACCAGATTAACACACCGTTAACCGAGTTAACTGTTAATTAAGCGGACGTTTATTTTGGGTGTTAAAGtatacgacgtcgtttcatcacTTTATCTGATTAAAgacaaacgacgtcgtttatatagctgtgttattaaaaatatgggTTTCCTACGGCTCGAACTCGTGTACTCGGGTTTAATGGTAGGGATttttgccactgagctagtggactttGCAATGGATATACGAACACAGTTTCTTTTATTCTTCGAATCCGAGTTAAAGACAAATTAATGAAACGACGCGTTTTatattaacttttttattaaaaagatgggGTTCCATCGACTCGAACTCGTGCACTCGGGTTTAAtggtaggggtttttgccactgagctagtggactttGCAATGGATATACGAACACAGTTTCTTTTATTCTCTTTGAATCCGAGttaaatgaatcaaaaagaaaCGACGGCGTTTTCTCCTCCGATTGGTATAAACCCTAAATGGGCGAAATCATAAATCCAGTTCGCGATTCAAGCTCGATTCTCTTCGATCTCGTCCTTAAGAATCTCGATTCTCATCTCTCCTTCTTCGAGTATCGCATGATGAGTTCGGGTTGTGAGGATTCGTCTGTGAATACGATGGGAATTCGTGGTATCCCGGAGCAATGCGGCTGTGGTCGAAGAACTGGGATATACACATCAAAAACGAAGGTCAATCCAGGAAGAACTTTCTTTAGATGCCCAacgtttcaaaatgtaagtgtTTAATTTGATTGTGTTTAAGAAAAGAACATAAGATTCAATGGCTAGGTAGTCAGTGAGAAATTGTTTGAACAAAAGATTGTGTTCATGATTTGTGTCTAGGATCACTTGTATAAATGGGTAGATGAAGCTGTCTACGAAGAGGTTCAAGATGCATTGCCAAAAGTTGAGTGCTTTGCATCAGATGTTATGAAACTTAAAATGGAGATCGAAAGCATGAAAACCGTGGAGGAAGAGTTGAAAGAAGATGTCAGGAAGGCGAGCAATGAACTTAAGAAGCTGAATGTGATCATGAAAGTGGGTTTTTCGGTCGTTTGTTTATGCGGTGTGGTATGTCTTGTGTTGATCATGTTTGACAAAGCATATGGGTTGTCTATGAATAGCTACTAGGAGACTCTGTTTATGTAAGGCTATGTTTATGTAAGACTCATGGTTCATGTAAGGCTATGTTTTAAGACAATGTTTCAgtaatgtttatgttttacttcTTGATTGTTTATAGAAGGACAAATGAACACACCAATGAACAGACCATCATGATGAAAACACAAAGATAATAACCGAcagtttcaaattaaaacagcaggaagaaaagaaagaaaaaggtagtTCTTGTTCCAAAAGCATTCAGACAGAGACACTATCATAAACAACACACAACGAAAGCATTCAGACAGAGACCATCATAAACAACACACAAGCATCTAAAAAAACCATCTTCCCCACGCTGCTGTCTGTGATGCTTCAGCTTGTGAGGATTGAGGAACTTCCCATCGTGATGATTGAGCTTGTGAGGATTGACCTTCTGAAGATTGAGGAACTTCCCATGCTGATGCTTGAGCTTGTGAGGATTGATTTTGTGAGGTTTGAGCTTCTGAAGATTGAGCTTGTGACTCGCCAAAGTGTAGTCCCTGCAACATATAAATGAATTGTTAGACACATTACCGAGAGCTAAAAAACAATGAGATAGAAACTAAGACCCTAACCTGATATTTCCTTGGTCTGCCTCTTGGTTTCTTAGGTGGACTCTCAACAAAAGCCTTTCGACATGTATTCTTGTAGTGCCCTTCTTCTTTGCAATTAGAGCAAGTCATTACCCTGTTCGCACGACTCAGCTTGGTAGTAGACACTGTCTCATTGGTTCCCTTCTTTCGATCATGGTTTTTAGGCCTACCAGGCTTGCCATTTCGATTAGGTGGTGGAATCACACCTAATCTATTGGTCCGAGGCCACTCTATCATCCCATTTACAGGTCTGATCCCAAAACTGTAGGTTTCACGCCACTTAGAGGTTGTGTAGAAAGGAGCAACAAATTCAGAGAGTTTTCTTCCCACGCCAAGGATGACCTTAGCAGCATGGATGCATGGAATACCATTCATTTGCCAGCTTCGACATGCACAAGTCTCATTCTCCAAATTCACCACATAAGACTGGTCTCTATCTTCCACCTCAGTCTCTGGCCCAATTGCCCAACGCAGACTACATTCTTTTGACTTCTTCTCAACCCTGTCTAACTCTTTATGTGTCTTTGGGGTGAACCTAGTCTTCCTGTCCTTAGCCATCTTAGACCTATTGTAGTTCCTAGTCATACATTGGCGCCTAATCTCCTCTAACATGTCTAGCAGAGGTTTCTTCCTAGGCTCCCTGATGGTCTTGTTGAAGGACTCACACAAGTTGTTCAGATTATCATTGCAGTAGGAGCCTATCTTGAAGAAAGCTCTAGACCAAGTCTCTGGCTTTGTCTTTATCAGAGATGCATGTGCGCCAGGATCATAGTTCTTAAGCTCGTCCATGTTGTAGTTGAACATACCAGGAGTGTAGCTCCTTGCAATGAACCAGAAGAACCTCTGTAACCTTAGATCTTTTCCACCTTTCCTCCAGTTCTCGTAGATATGGCGACAACACTGTCTATGCTCAGCTTCTGGAAGGAGAGTATGAACTGCCTTCACTAATCCCTAcaagatcagaaaaaaaaagaaatcagaaacaagaatcaaacattCATTGAGTATCATGAAAGCAAAGTGTTTACCTTTTGTTTGTCAGACATTATAACAAAGCCGTTCCCATTTTCCAATCCCAAATCCAAGGCCAAACGCTTCACAAACCAATCCCAGTTTGTATCATTCTCTATCTCCACTACAGCCCAAGCAATAGGGACAATCCTATTGTCTCCATCTCTTCCAACCGCAGCCAACAACTGTCCCTTGATGTCCCATTTCAAAAAGGCTCCATCTAAGCCAATAACAGGCCTACAAGTCTTCTTCCATGCTTCCTTTTGTGCTTGGAAACACATGTAGAGTCTATAGAACCGCTGCTTGCTTCCAACCGTGGCTCCTGGTATGGTCTCAATTTCCATGGTTGATCCAGGATTGCTCCTCAATATCTCTGCTTGGTAATCCCAGATTTTATCAAAATGCTCTTCATGGGTCTTCCTCCTTTC
The Brassica napus cultivar Da-Ae chromosome A1, Da-Ae, whole genome shotgun sequence DNA segment above includes these coding regions:
- the LOC106376941 gene encoding uncharacterized protein At1g43920, Chloroplastic-like codes for the protein MGEIINPVRDSSSILFDLVLKNLDSHLSFFEYRMMSSGCEDSSVNTMGIRGIPEQCGCGRRTGIYTSKTKVNPGRTFFRCPTFQNDHLYKWVDEAVYEEVQDALPKVECFASDVMKLKMEIESMKTVEEELKEDVRKASNELKKLNVIMKVGFSVVCLCGVVCLVLIMFDKAYGLSMNSY